The Sulfitobacter sp. SK011 genome contains the following window.
GCCGGATGCCGCCATGGTTCTCAAGGTCCGCATCCATGACAATCAGGTGACCATCAGCATCGACACCAGCGGCGAGGCGCTGCACAAGCGCGGCCACAAGGAAGCGGTCGGCAAAGCGCCGATGCGCGAAAATCTGGCGGCGATGTTTCTGCGGCAATGCGGGTATGACGGGCTTGAGCCCGTGGTCGATCCGATGTGCGGGTCTGGCACGTTCCTGATCGAAGCGGCCGAGATCGCCGCAGGTCTGCAACCGGGCCGCTCGCGCAGCTATGCGTTTGAGCAGTTGGCAAGCTTTGATCAGGCCGCGTTTGACGCGATGCGCCGCACCGGCCCTGTCGACCTGACGCCGCGTTTCTTTGGATCTGACCGCGATGCGGGGGCCATCCGCATGAGCACTGCCAATGCCGCGCGGGCAGGGGTTGGGGATGCGATCACCTTTGCCTGCCACGGCGCAGGCGAGGTGACACCACCTGATGGACCGCCCGGACTGGTCATTGTGAACCCTCCCTACGGCGGCAGGATCGGCAACAAGAAACTGCTCTATCCGCTTTATGGGACCTTGGGACGGACTTTGCTGGAGCGTTTCAAAGGCTGGCGTGTGGGCTTGATCACATCCGAGCCGCCCCTGGCCAAAGCCACCGGATTGCCATGGAAACCATTGGGTCCCCCTGTGGCACATGGCGGCATGAAGATCTGGCTCTGGCAGACGCCGCCGTTGCGGTGAGGACGCGATGATGGCTAGTATGCGGACGGAGCGGCCGTTCGCAAATGGGGTACCGAGGCCTTCTTCATTTCAAGGTCGGCAGTTCATGCCTTTGAGGATATTCTAAACTTGGTCTTCTGGCACGCTGGAAGCTTTGGATTTTTCAGCGCGCTCGTCTGCAAACTTAGGAAAGAATGTAGTTCTCTTATCTATTGGGTCTCGTGATCCAGAGTATTCACGTGCAATTTGACAGACCAACGACCACACAGGATCAAAATCCATATCGGGTTTTAGCTTTTCACTCACCAGCTCATAGAGATCGCCCATTGTTGTAAGTTCTTCGGCTTCGCTATCTTGGATTTCGATGCCAAAAATTTCTTCAATTGCCATCAACATCTCGACGTCATCCAAATCGTCACCAAGGTTTATCGTGTTAAGGCGTTGCGTGACACGTGGTCTGCCGTGCTGAAAGAGCCCTATAGACAATAGAACCAGCACTCCGATTGTGAGTAACGGCGAGGCACGGCAACCTTCTCGATAGGCTGCGTGGGTGATGTCATTCCCTAACCAGAACCAATTTATCAAGCTGAGAATGGCGATCAGCAAAATTAGCGCGGCACACAGTACCGAAAGCCATCGTTGCTTGAAGTAAAGGATTGCCAGAATCAGTAAAACTAGGCCAATCCCAATTGGTGAGGTGAAGAAAAAGAGCGTTTCCTCGAACTGATTGATTTTGCCGCTACTTGGTTCCCATCTCAGGCGTTCCTTGTCGCACACTTCGGCAACGGCTGGCGAAGAAAAAAGCAGTGCTATAAAGATATAGAAAACCTGCTTCATTCTCGAAGGTACCTTAAAACATAACGATAGCCGACATTCGCCGCACTGCGAAGAAAATTTTAATGTGGGCTCAATCCGGACCTAAGCCGCTCCGCATCAGAAGTAACCCATGAACATGCCGGTACTCAGAGATATTCCTGCTGCGGCATCCCCAGAACATGGAACCCACCATCAACTCGAATGATTTCGCCTGTGGTGCAGGCCCCGGCATCCGAGGCCAGATAGACGGCCGTCCCCCCCACCGCCTCAAGCGTTGCGTTCGACCGCAATGGCGCATTGAGATCGGTGTGTTTATAGGTCTTGCGCGCACCGCCAATCGCCGCACCGGCAAGTGTTTTCATCGGGCCGGGAGAAATGGCGTTCACGCGGATGCCTTCAGGTCCCAAATCATTCGCCAAATACCGTGTCGCAGATTCCAACGCCGCCTTGGCCACGCCCATCACGTTGTAATTCGGCACAACCCGGTTCGACCCCTGATAGGTCAGGGTCATCAACGTGCCGCCGTTTTCTACCATCAACGGATGCGCACGGCGGGCGACTTCGATAAAGCTATAGGCCGAGATATCCATCGAATGTTTGAAATTGGCGCGGCTGGTGTTCAAAAAACGTCCCGTCAGTTCGGACTTGTCTGAAAACGCAATCGCATGGACGACAAAATCAATCGTCGGCCAGCGCGCGCCCAACTCGCTAAACGCCGTATCCAGCGAGGCATCGTCGGTGACATCCACGTCGACCATGAAATCGGATCCGACGGAGTCCGCCAGAGGTTTCAGGCGGCTGCCAAACGCTTCGCCCTGATAGGTAAAGGCAAGCTCGGCACCCGCTTCGGCCATCGCTTTTGCAATGCCCCAGGCGATAGAGCGTTCGTTCGCGACGCCCATGATCAGGCCACGCTTTCCTTCAAGGAGTTCTGACATCGCGTTACCCTTTATATTTAGACAGGATCATCGACCCGTTTGTGCCGCCAAAACCAAACGAATTGGTCATGACACTGTCGAGCCCCACATCGTCCACCCGTTCCAGCGCAATCTCGGACGCATCAAGTGCGGGGTCGAGGTTTTGCACGTTGATGGACTTGGTGATGAAATCGTTATCCAACATCAGCAGGCTGAAGATTGCCTCAAGCGCACCTGCTGCCCCCTGGGCGTGACCGGTCATCGACTTGGTGGAGCTGACAGGTGGCGTGTTGCCCTTGCCAAAGACGCGGCGCACCGCCTCAATTTCACCCACGTCACCGACAGGTGTCGAGGTGCCATGCGCGTTGATATAGCCCACTTTGCGGCCCTCGGGCAGCGTCGCCAGCGCCAGCCGCATCGCGCGTTCACCGCCCTCACCACTGGGGGCAACCATATCGTGCCCGTCGGAAGTGGCAGCATAGCCCGTGACTTCGGCATAGATTTTCGCACCCCGTGCCAGCGCATGATCAAGATCTTCCAGAACCACAATGCCGCCGCCGCCCGAAATCACAAACCCGTCCCGGTCCGCGTCAAAGGCACGGCTGGCCGTTTCAGGGGCGTCGTTATATTTGCTGCTCATCGCGCCCATTGCGTCGAACAGGCAGGACAACGTCCAGTCCAGCTCTTCACCGCCGCCGGCAAACATCACGTCCTGTTTGCCCATCATGATCTGCTCTGCCGCGTTGCCGATGCAATGCAGTGAAGTGGAACAGGCCGAGGTAATCGAATAGTTGATGCCCTTGATCTTGTACGCCGTGCTGAGGTTTGCTGACACGGTTGAGGACATGCATTTTGGCACCGCAAAGGGGCCGATGCGCTTGGTGGCCCCGGTATCCTTGACCACGTTATGTGCCGTGAACATCGCTGATGTTGACGGCCCACCAGACCCCGCAACCAATCCGGTGCGCGGGTTGCTGACGGTGTCCTCGTCCAGACCCGCATCTGCAATCGCCTGACCCATCGCGATATAGGCATAGGCCGATCCCGGCCCCATGAACCGCAAGGCGCGTTTGTCGATATGTTCGGATACGTCAATTTTCAATGTCCCCGCAACCCGGCTGCGAAACCCGTGCTCGGCCATCTCTTCGCTGGCGACAATGCCGCTGGTGCCCGCCTTGAGCGAGGTCAGAACCTCGTCTGCGTTGTTTCCGATGGATGAGACGATCCCCAACCCTGTGACGACGACTCTTTTCATGAGCAAACCTCTGGTTTGGCGCGGCGCATAAGCGGCACTCCTTTGATAGTGTTGGCATGAGTTTAGGCTGGGCGGGGGTTGAGGTGCAATGGGGGATGGGGTGGGGTTGCAGGCAAAGTCTGATTTGACCTCATGTTGCCGGTGGCTGGAGCAACTAAAAACGGCGGCGGATACGCATAAGGTCGCTCTTCTTGCGACCACAACGCCACCAGCAACACGCGGCGATCTGGAACTCTGCAGATGTTTGTGCCAACCTGTCGGAATGGTTAACACGACCGCACGCGCGAAACGCCGGTACGATATGGCGGCACCCCGGTGGGGCGATAAGATGCGTACGCTGGGCTATTATGAAGGCTATCTGGGGTTCCTCTCGTCGCCGCAGCGGCACAACGACCGCAATGTCCATGTCGTTGACGTGGGCGCTGGTACGGCTTCATTTGCGGAAGCTTGGGTCGCAATCAATGGTCCGCCGCGCGCATTGACACTGCTGGAACCGAGCCGCCCGATGCTCGAACGTGGTCAAACCGCGTTGCGCGCCCGCGGGGTTGAGCCAAAACTCGTGCAGGCCCTGTTGGGCGAGGCCGATCTGGAACCCGCAGACGAAGTTTTGGCAGCCCATGTGATTGAGCACTGCGCGGACCCGTTGACCGCGCTAAGGCAAATCCATGACCTTTTGCGTCCGGGCGGTCGGTTGCATCTCGTGGTGTCAAAGCCGCATTGGTGCAATGCAATCATTTGGCTTCAGTGGCGGCATCGCACCTTTCGCAAAGAAGAAATTCTTGCGCTTGTCAGCAAGGCCGGTTTTGACGTCGAACAGGTTTATTCTTTCCCGTCTGGCCCACCATCACGGACAAGTTGTGGCATTGTCGCCATCCGAAAGGGATGAATTTCCGAAAGCAGATGTGTCGGTACCGCTGTCGTCCACACCACCTCAGCTTTCTGACAACGCGACCTTCATGTCCTTGACCTCGTAAATCACTTCACCGTCGGCTTCGACGATGCCATCCGCCACGCCCATGGTCAGGCGGCGGGTCTGGATCGCCTTGGTAAAATCAATCTTGTAGGTCAGCATCTTGCGGTCCGGGCGCACCATGCCTTTCAGCTTCACTTCCCCCACACCAAGCGCATATCCGCGCCCCTGCCAGCCGCGCCAGCCAAGGTTGAACCCGGTCAATTGCCACAGACCATCAAGGCCAAGGCAGCCGGGCATGATCGGGTTGCCGGGAAAGTGACATTCGAAAAACCACAGGTCCGGGGTGATGTCGAACTCTGCCGTGATGTGGCCCTTGCCATGTGCGCCGCCGTCGCCAGACACCTCTGTGATGCGGTCCATCATCAGCATGGGCGGGGCCGGAAGCTGTGCATTCCCGGGGCCAAAAAGCTCGCCTCGGGCACATTTCAACAGACCTTCTTTGTCAAAACTTGTCGGGTAATCTGCCATGATGCGGCTCTCCTGCTCAGTCAATTTGTCGTTGTTGCGATTGGTCTAGCATCGGGTTCGCCCCTGTCGCAAGGGCAGCGATTGGGGTGGGGATACACCCGGACCAAGGGAAAATCGGCCAATCTGATCAAAGTTTGCGTTTAACTGCGACAAAGGATCATCGGCCAATTGGCGGTTTTCAATTGAAAAACCAACCCCTGACGCCTTATATGGCACAAAGACAGGCAACGGAGCGGCCATGACCACGATGCACCAACAGACCGGAACACGCTGGCTCGAACGGGCCGGACTGCGCCCGACACGTCAACGCGTAACGCTTGCCAGTCTCTTGGTGGGCGACGGTCAACACCGCCATGTCACCGCAGAAAGCCTTTTTGATGCGGCCAAGGGTCAGGGCGACGCGGTGTCACTTGCCACGGTTTACAACACCCTGCGCGCCTTTTGCGAGGCGGGGATTTTGCAGGAAGTCACGGTTGACGGCTCCAAAAGCTATTTCGACACCAATACCCATGATCACCCGCATTTTTATTGGGAAGACGAAGGCAGGCTGACCGATGCCCCGTCCGATCAACTGGTGATCTCGCATCTGCCGGACGCGCCGGCGGGTGCCGAAATTGCGTCTGTCGACGTGGTGATCCGGTTGCGCCGCAAGGGCTAATGCCTGTGCCCGAGTGTGAACATTATGACACATCGCCTGATCACCCAAGACCACATTGATACCTTCCAGAACGATGGCGTGGTTCTGATCAAAGGACTGTTTGGGGATTGTGTGGAAACCCTGCGCGCAGGTGTTGAACGCAACATCGCTGAACCGGGGCCTTATGCATCAAACAACGACAAGCCCGGAGAATCAGGGCGCTTTTTTGACGATTATTGCAATTGGCAACGCATCCCCGAATTCGAACAGGTGATCAAAACCTCAGCCGCTGCCGAAGTTGCGGCCGATCTGATGCAAAGCGATCAGGTGCAGCTTTTTCACGATCATGTGCTGGTCAAAGAGCCGGGAACATCGATGGCCACGCCGTGGCATCAGGACGGGCCATACTATTTCGTTGAAGGCCAGCAAACGATCAGCTTTTGGTCGCCGCTTGATCCAGTCACCAGCGCATCGTTGCGCTGCGTGGCAGGGTCCCACCGTTGGGAAAAACCGGTACTGCCGACACGCTGGGTCAAGGGCGACGCGTTTTTTGACCCGGACCCTTACATGCCCGTGCCCGACCCCGACGCCGAAGGGATGGACATCCGCGAATGGGAAATGGACCCCGGCGATGCGGTGGCTTTCAACTATGGTACTCTGCACGGCGCGCGCGGTAATCCAGATGGCGCACGGCGGCGGGCCTTTTCGCTGCGGCTGGTGGGGGATGACGCGCGCTATACCCAGCGGCCCGGACCCACATCACCACCCTTTCCCGGCCATGACATGGTGCAGGGCCAACGCCTGCGCGAGGACTGGTTTCCGGTGATCTGGCGGCGCGGTTAGCGATTGCTTGAACAACGGATTTTCGAACGATGCGTCTTTCGTGCAGGGTGCGCCAATGGCCATCTTTCAACCATAACGACATACACCTTGAGACCCATATCGAGCATTTGTTTCAGCAAGAACGCCCTAGAACCACTGCCCCGGTTCCATCAGCCCAAGATCCAGCAACTGCCGTGAATGCCATTCGAACGGGGCTGAGTTGTGCCATTTGAACGTGTCAATATCAAAGGTACTGCCCGGATTGCTTTTCAGCGCCTTGGCAGTGCGGAATGAGCAGATTGAAGCGGTGATGTTGTGGTGCCATGGGCAGGCAAAGGTGTTGTATTCTTCGTCGTTGAACGTGTGATCCCAGCGCAGGCGCAGACCCTTTTTGGCGCGAAACAGTGGGATGCGGTCAATTTTGCGGCGGTTGGCGGGCACATGTTCCTCATAACGCCAGCGCAGCCCGCCAAAAAAATCGAGCTGGCGTTCTTTTGGTGTTCCTGACTTTGTGCCATCGGCCCGTGCCAAAGCATAATAGCCTGAGCGGTCGAGATGCGCCTGTTCCAGCGATACCGCATCAGGGTACTGGCTCAAATCTTCTGCATAAAGATCAATCACATAGCCTAACATCGCGTTGCGACGCTCTTCGGTATGAAAGTCCAGCATTTCCACAACGCTGCGGGTTTCGCAAAACGGAAAGAACAGATATTCGGCATTATAGCAGTAGTACAGCCACTGCCCGGTCGCCGCATCGATCAAGCGGTTTATCGCGGCTTCCATCGCGCCTTCGACGGACATGTTGTAGTTAACCCGCACCACGCTTTCTTGCAGATCACTGGGCAGATCAAGCACATCCGGCATCAGCGCAAGTACGGTTTTGAACCCTGCGTGCAGGTGATGGCGCAGGCATGTGGCAATCTCGACGTCGTCTTCGACCAAGACCACAGCAATCGGACCTTTGGACAGCATCGCGGCACCGTCTTTGATCAATGTATCCAAACCGCTGTAGTGCATAAGACCTCACTTGGTGGTGATGTTGATCAGAATCGGTTAAATCGACGTGCATTGCAAGCCGCACCACACACTGTTAGACGGCAAAATCTGCCTTTATTCACCGGAAACGCGCCATGACATCTCCTAAAAAGCTGTTCATCAAAACCTATGGCTGCCAGATGAATGTCTATGACAGCGAGCGCATGGCCGAAGCGCTGGGCGGGCAGGGCTATGTTGAGACGAAGACCGCCGATGATGCGGATATGATCCTGCTCAACACCTGCCATATCCGTGAAAAGGCCGCTGAAAAGGTCTATTCCGAACTGGGCCGGCTCAAGCCGCTCAAAGCTTTGAATCCGAACCTCAAAATTGGCGTCGCGGGCTGTGTCGCCCAAGCTGAGGGTGCCGAGATCATGCGCCGCCAGCCTGCCGTGGATCTGGTCGTGGGGCCGCAATCCTATCACCGGCTGGGCGAGATGGAGGCAAAGGTGCGTTCTGGTCAAAGCGCGCTCGACACGGATTTCCCCGAGGAAGACAAATTTGAACACCTCAAATCGCGCGGGGCCGCAAAGCGTGCGCCAGCGGCGTTTTTGACGGTGCAGGAAGGGTGCGACAAGTTCTGCGCATTCTGTGTGGTGCCTTACACGCGCGGCGCGGAAGTCAGCCGCCCTGCAACACAATTGCTGGAGGAGGCCCGCGCGCTGGTGGATCGCGGGGTGCGCGAGGTCACTCTTTTGGGCCAGAACGTAAATGCCTATCACGGGGCTGGGCCAAAGGGCGATATGACGCTGGCCAACCTGATCCGTGAACTGGCGAAAATCGACGGGCTGGCGCGGATCCGCTATACAACCAGCCACCCCAACGACATGGATGATGATCTGATCGCGGCCCATGGCGAGGTGGAAAAACTGATGCCCTATCTGCATCTGCCCGTGCAATCCGGCTCTGATCGCATCCTCAAACGGATGAACCGCAGCCACACTGCCGAAAGTTACCTCAAACTGATCGACCGCATCCGCGCTGTGCGCCCTGATATCCTGATGTCCGGTGATTTCATTGTGGGCTTTCCCGAAGAAACGGATGCAGATTTTGAGGCAACGATGGAATTGGTGCGGCAGGTCCGCTACGGCTATGCCTATTCCTTCAAATACTCGGCCCGTCCCGGCACCCCTGCCGCTGAACGCACCGTGGTTCCGGCTGAGGTCGCGGATGCGCGCCTGCAACAGCTGCAAAAACTGATCACCCAGCATCAGCGCGAAATTCAGCAAAGCATGGTTGGAAGAGAATTGTCCGTGCTGGTGGAAAAACAGGGCCGTGAAGCGGGGCAGGTGGTGGGCAAATCCGAATATCTGCACGCCGTCCATATCGAAGATGCCACCGCCAAGGTCGGCGATGTCGCAAAGGTGAGAATCGTTGCGGCAAAGACCAATTCTTTGACCGCACGCCACGTGTAGAAACAACATTTCCCGCAATTGCGACCGGTCAAAGCCCCCGAATTGCCGATTCCCTTGTTGTTGGGGGATATTTAGCCACTAAATCTTGATTTCTGTCCTTCACAGGCACCCAAAACTTACCTAACCTGACCCCAATGCGGGGCGGTACCTTACCTGGGACAGGTGCAGCTCTTTCGTGGGGGAACAAAACAAGGAAAAGAGCTGTGGTAAACACAATCTCCAAGGCGATCCGCGCGATGGCGGGCATTGCGCTTGCTGCGGCGCTGGCCCTTCAGTCATCCGCTGCCGATGCACAAACCAAATCGCAGGAAGGCAGAGACAAAGGCGTCTATGTCCCGACAATCTGGGTTGACCCCGATGGCTGCGAACACTGGGTGATGGATGACGGTTCAGAAGGGTATATGACCCCCCACACAACCCGCCAGGGCATCCCGGTCTGCCGCCGTGGGAATATCTGTGGCGT
Protein-coding sequences here:
- the fabB gene encoding beta-ketoacyl-ACP synthase I, with translation MKRVVVTGLGIVSSIGNNADEVLTSLKAGTSGIVASEEMAEHGFRSRVAGTLKIDVSEHIDKRALRFMGPGSAYAYIAMGQAIADAGLDEDTVSNPRTGLVAGSGGPSTSAMFTAHNVVKDTGATKRIGPFAVPKCMSSTVSANLSTAYKIKGINYSITSACSTSLHCIGNAAEQIMMGKQDVMFAGGGEELDWTLSCLFDAMGAMSSKYNDAPETASRAFDADRDGFVISGGGGIVVLEDLDHALARGAKIYAEVTGYAATSDGHDMVAPSGEGGERAMRLALATLPEGRKVGYINAHGTSTPVGDVGEIEAVRRVFGKGNTPPVSSTKSMTGHAQGAAGALEAIFSLLMLDNDFITKSINVQNLDPALDASEIALERVDDVGLDSVMTNSFGFGGTNGSMILSKYKG
- the irrA gene encoding iron response transcriptional regulator IrrA — encoded protein: MTTMHQQTGTRWLERAGLRPTRQRVTLASLLVGDGQHRHVTAESLFDAAKGQGDAVSLATVYNTLRAFCEAGILQEVTVDGSKSYFDTNTHDHPHFYWEDEGRLTDAPSDQLVISHLPDAPAGAEIASVDVVIRLRRKG
- the miaB gene encoding tRNA (N6-isopentenyl adenosine(37)-C2)-methylthiotransferase MiaB — its product is MTSPKKLFIKTYGCQMNVYDSERMAEALGGQGYVETKTADDADMILLNTCHIREKAAEKVYSELGRLKPLKALNPNLKIGVAGCVAQAEGAEIMRRQPAVDLVVGPQSYHRLGEMEAKVRSGQSALDTDFPEEDKFEHLKSRGAAKRAPAAFLTVQEGCDKFCAFCVVPYTRGAEVSRPATQLLEEARALVDRGVREVTLLGQNVNAYHGAGPKGDMTLANLIRELAKIDGLARIRYTTSHPNDMDDDLIAAHGEVEKLMPYLHLPVQSGSDRILKRMNRSHTAESYLKLIDRIRAVRPDILMSGDFIVGFPEETDADFEATMELVRQVRYGYAYSFKYSARPGTPAAERTVVPAEVADARLQQLQKLITQHQREIQQSMVGRELSVLVEKQGREAGQVVGKSEYLHAVHIEDATAKVGDVAKVRIVAAKTNSLTARHV
- a CDS encoding enoyl-ACP reductase, which encodes MSELLEGKRGLIMGVANERSIAWGIAKAMAEAGAELAFTYQGEAFGSRLKPLADSVGSDFMVDVDVTDDASLDTAFSELGARWPTIDFVVHAIAFSDKSELTGRFLNTSRANFKHSMDISAYSFIEVARRAHPLMVENGGTLMTLTYQGSNRVVPNYNVMGVAKAALESATRYLANDLGPEGIRVNAISPGPMKTLAGAAIGGARKTYKHTDLNAPLRSNATLEAVGGTAVYLASDAGACTTGEIIRVDGGFHVLGMPQQEYL
- a CDS encoding phytanoyl-CoA dioxygenase family protein, producing the protein MTHRLITQDHIDTFQNDGVVLIKGLFGDCVETLRAGVERNIAEPGPYASNNDKPGESGRFFDDYCNWQRIPEFEQVIKTSAAAEVAADLMQSDQVQLFHDHVLVKEPGTSMATPWHQDGPYYFVEGQQTISFWSPLDPVTSASLRCVAGSHRWEKPVLPTRWVKGDAFFDPDPYMPVPDPDAEGMDIREWEMDPGDAVAFNYGTLHGARGNPDGARRRAFSLRLVGDDARYTQRPGPTSPPFPGHDMVQGQRLREDWFPVIWRRG
- a CDS encoding DUF3153 domain-containing protein gives rise to the protein MKQVFYIFIALLFSSPAVAEVCDKERLRWEPSSGKINQFEETLFFFTSPIGIGLVLLILAILYFKQRWLSVLCAALILLIAILSLINWFWLGNDITHAAYREGCRASPLLTIGVLVLLSIGLFQHGRPRVTQRLNTINLGDDLDDVEMLMAIEEIFGIEIQDSEAEELTTMGDLYELVSEKLKPDMDFDPVWSLVCQIAREYSGSRDPIDKRTTFFPKFADERAEKSKASSVPEDQV
- a CDS encoding class I SAM-dependent RNA methyltransferase, which translates into the protein MDNSQTFEIFLVCAPGLEAVLCEEAQEKGFADAVAVPGGVTVQGGWPEVWRANLELRGAARVLVRLGSFMAFHLAQLDKRSRKFAWGDVLRTDVPVKVQVTSKASKIYHAGAATQRIVTALTESHGIAVSPDAAMVLKVRIHDNQVTISIDTSGEALHKRGHKEAVGKAPMRENLAAMFLRQCGYDGLEPVVDPMCGSGTFLIEAAEIAAGLQPGRSRSYAFEQLASFDQAAFDAMRRTGPVDLTPRFFGSDRDAGAIRMSTANAARAGVGDAITFACHGAGEVTPPDGPPGLVIVNPPYGGRIGNKKLLYPLYGTLGRTLLERFKGWRVGLITSEPPLAKATGLPWKPLGPPVAHGGMKIWLWQTPPLR
- the fabA gene encoding bifunctional 3-hydroxydecanoyl-ACP dehydratase/trans-2-decenoyl-ACP isomerase: MADYPTSFDKEGLLKCARGELFGPGNAQLPAPPMLMMDRITEVSGDGGAHGKGHITAEFDITPDLWFFECHFPGNPIMPGCLGLDGLWQLTGFNLGWRGWQGRGYALGVGEVKLKGMVRPDRKMLTYKIDFTKAIQTRRLTMGVADGIVEADGEVIYEVKDMKVALSES
- a CDS encoding class I SAM-dependent methyltransferase, whose translation is MVNTTARAKRRYDMAAPRWGDKMRTLGYYEGYLGFLSSPQRHNDRNVHVVDVGAGTASFAEAWVAINGPPRALTLLEPSRPMLERGQTALRARGVEPKLVQALLGEADLEPADEVLAAHVIEHCADPLTALRQIHDLLRPGGRLHLVVSKPHWCNAIIWLQWRHRTFRKEEILALVSKAGFDVEQVYSFPSGPPSRTSCGIVAIRKG